The Paracoccus liaowanqingii DNA segment GCGGGCGTTTCATGCTCGAACTCCATCAGCTCAAGATTGCCGGGGATCAGGTCGAGACCACGGATATAGGTTTTGCGGATCACATCCGAGATAGGGACCGGATCGTCATAGCGGACCGCGTCATAAAGCGTTCCGCCCTCCATTAGATCAATCTCGGGCTGGATACCGTGAAGAGCAGACAGAGACGCCTGCGGGTCCAGATCAATCGCCAGAACCCGGTACCCCTTGAGGGCAAACCGCTGTGCCAGATGAGCCGAGGTCGTGGTCTTGCCGCTGCCACCCTTGAAGTTCACAACGGATATGACCTGAAGTTCATCACCCTGCCAACGCCCCGGCACATAGGTTCCGGGCTTTTTCGCGTTTGTTTCCAATGCATGACGGATCTGCCAGATATCATCCAGCGTATAGCGGCGGTGGCTGCCCGCCGTTGTCTCGACGTTTGCGATTTTTCCTTCCCGATGCAGCTTGCGGAGATAGGTGTGGTCGACGCCTAGCAGTTCGGCAGCCTCGCCACTGGTCAGGCTTCGCATGACCTTTTTCGCGTCCGGCGGAAAATGGGCTGCGCGCTGAGCATGAAGATTTGACGCGAGAAGTTCCGCGTAATGTCCAATGGCGATATCCAGATCCTGCTCAGCTTCGCTCATATCCGTCCCGATCCGTGGGCGCGCTTTTTATCTGATCGCGCGTTATTTTTCGAGACTATTGCCCGCGCAACCAGATTCGTGCAAGCACTTTCTAGACTCGGTGGCTTTCCGGTCGCTCAGCACAAACACGTTGTGTCTTGCACCGGGCTCACCAGCGGGTGCACAGATGCTCAACCGCGCGGGCCAGCGGCACCGCTCGCAGACCGTTGCTTGCCGGAACCTCATGTTCACCCGCATAGACCAGCAGCTTTTGGTCAGCCCCGATATCCTCGACCGCGAGATGAAAACCTCGCGATACCTTTGGGGTGGTGGTGCGCTTGATTTCAATCGCCCAAGTTTCGTTTCCGGGAAGCCTCAGAACAAGGTCCAGCTCCGCACCTGCGGCCGTCCGGTAGAAATAAGGCTCGGTCCCCGCGGGTGCGCAGGCGATCAGGGTCTCGATGCAGAACCCTTCCCAGCTGCCGCCGACCACCGGATGGCCGAGCAGGCTCTCCATGGAACCAAGGCCAAGCAGGGCGTGGACAAGGCCGCTGTCCCTCACAAAGACCTTTGGCGATTTGACGAGGCGCTTGCCGACATTCTCGTGCCAAGGCTGCAGGCGTCGCACCAGCATGAGATCAACGAGCAGATCAAGATAGCGCCCAACCGTCTGACCCGACACACCCAACCCCTCGGCCAGCGCAGCAGCATTCAGCAGCCCGCCCTGTGCATGTGCCAGCATTGTCCAGAAGCGGCGCAAGGTGGTCGCCGGTATTCGCGGCCCAAGGGCAGGGATGTCGCGCTCCAGATAGGTCCGCAGAAAATCCCCGCGCCAGCCAATGCTGGCGCTGTCATTCTCTGCCTGAAAACTGTCAGGAAAGCCCCCGCGCAGCCACAGGTCGTTCTGCCGTTCGCGGCCTACCTCATCAAGCAGAAGGGGTGGCATTTCGATATAGCGGACGCGACCGGCAAGGGATTCTGCAGATTGATGAAGCAGCACATTCGATGCAGAGCCCAGCAAAAGGAATTGTCCCGTGCGGAACCCCTTGCGCCTGCGCATGTCAATCTGCCCGCGGAGGCTTTTGAACAGGCCGGGCATCTGCTGAACCTCGTCAAGGATCACGAGCCGACCCGCCTGTTCGTCCAGATAGAGATCGGGCTCGGTCAGGACCTGCCGGTCTGCGTCGCGCTCCATGTCCAGGTATACAGAGGGGCGTTGCTCGGCTATCTCCATTGCAAGAGTGGTTTTTCCGACCTGCCGGGGCCCCAAGAGCACAACGGCCGCTTGGCTTTGAAGAGCGGATAACACGATCTGGTTGGTGCGGCGTTGATACATACCTTGTAACTATTCCATGAAATGGAGGTTTTGCAAGGTTGTTCTGTTTTACAGCCGCTCCAATGTCTTGACCTTTTCTAACAGCATCTTCACGGATGAGAGCTGCCAGCTTGTCCGCCCGCGCGGGGCGCGTTCGCGCATGGCCTCCAGCCGGGTGCAGATCGCCTGCAGAGTGATGTCGGGATCGGCGCCTATGACGGCGGCGACAAGGGCGGGCAGGCGGTCATCTGCGCCGCGGCGGCGGGCGCAGTCCAGCACAAACCGGGGCAGGAAGCCGTCGCGGATATTGGCGTTCACCACGTGCAGCAGCCGCGCCTGCGTCCAGCGCCGGGCCTCGGGCAGGGGTGCGTTGATGATGCGCAGCACGTCCTCCCACGGCATGTCCGGGCGCAGGCGGCGCACATGGGGGACCCAGCCCGTCGCGCTCTGCCTCAGTCGCTCCATGTAGCCGTCGTGTCGGGTGAGGCGGACCTTGCGCAATGCGGCCGGATCGCGGGCGCGCAGGCCGGAATTGCCGCCGATCCGGCCCTGACTGCGGGCGCCTTCCCGCCCTGCCTTGGTGCGCTCTCGGATCAGGGCGCGTTCAAATTCAACGGCGGCGCTCAGAACCTGCAGCGTAAATTTGCCCTGCGGCGAGGCGGTGTCCATCGGGTCCTGGATCGAGCAGAAGAACGCGCCTTTGGCTTCCCGCCGCTCAATCACCTCCAGCAGGAGCGACAGCGACCGCGCCCGACGGTCGATCCGCACCATGACCAACGTGTTGCCCCGTCCGATGCGGTCCAGCACGCGGGCGAGCACGGGCCGAGCGCGAGTGCCACCTAAGCCCTGTTCTTCGTGGATATCAGAGCAGCCCGTAGATTTCAGGGTCTGCACCTAGGGCAGGGGGGTCTGATCTTCGGTCGAAACGCGGGCGTAGCCGAGCAGGGGCATCAGAAGAACCGTTTTGCATAAAAGCTAAGCTTTAATAAACGACCGTTTGTAAACAGAAGCAAGTAATCTGCCCTCGATCATATGCTCTGTTTCTTCAGTGGATGAAGACCAATCGCAGGGCTCTCGTGCCCTTGGTAGCCAAGCAGTGAAACTGCTGCAGTCGGCCTCCAGAAAATACATCAGTACTCTTCATAAAAGTACTAAGTTGATGCCTGAAGTTATCTAGGCACTGCATTAAAATGAAAAAGAGGCTTCGCTCCTCGATCAGATGCCGTGGTAAGCGGGGCAAATTTCCGGGCAGCTCAGTTCAGACAGGCTGCCCCGCGACAAGGTCAGGGAGGAACGGGACGCGTCCAGCCGACTGGTTGAGGCCGAGCCGATCGCCCAGATAAACGAAGAAGGAGATGCCGAGCTTTCGACAGGTCTTCATCAACCCAAGCATGACATCGCGGGCCTGGCGGCCATCAATGCTCATTGTGCCGCCTGAGATCCGCCGTTTGGTCACGCAGGCACGCAGGTCGTTTTCCGAGGCATTGGTGTGGAGTGGAGTTTCCGGCCGCTCCAGCACTTTCAGCAGTTCGTGCTTTCGTCTGTGCAAGCGGGCTAGCAGCTGGTCCAAGTCGTTGTAGCCGGTCAGTTGCGTGAAGATGTTGTCGAAGCGCTTGGCAAGCATGGGGCAGTCTGCCTCAGCAGGGGTCAGCTTCCAGAGCTTCAGATCTCGATACAGTGTCCAGATCTCGTCCCGGATCTTCTCGATCTTGCGTGCCTGTTGGGGCGTCTTTGGCATTAGCTTCTGCAGCAGGCGCTCGGCATGTACCCAACACAAGGCATGATTGGGGACACGGAACTGCCCGGCATCATCGGACACGACCACCGTGTTTTCCATCAGCCCGTAATGGCGCACCGCGCCCCAGAGGGCGCCCTCGCTGACCTCACGCAGCAAGGTTCGGTCGAAGACATCTATGCGAAGTGCTACCAGGTGCTCGTACCAGGCCATCTGCGAGGTCAATAAGGTCTTTGGATGGGCGGCAAGATAAGCGACGACGTCCGGCGCGACTTTGCGACGGCGCATGTAATCGAGCGCTGCATCGTTGATCACGTAATCCTCGCGACCGGCCCGCAAGAGTGACAGGAAATTCAGCCGC contains these protein-coding regions:
- the repA gene encoding plasmid partitioning protein RepA — its product is MSEAEQDLDIAIGHYAELLASNLHAQRAAHFPPDAKKVMRSLTSGEAAELLGVDHTYLRKLHREGKIANVETTAGSHRRYTLDDIWQIRHALETNAKKPGTYVPGRWQGDELQVISVVNFKGGSGKTTTSAHLAQRFALKGYRVLAIDLDPQASLSALHGIQPEIDLMEGGTLYDAVRYDDPVPISDVIRKTYIRGLDLIPGNLELMEFEHETPAAIQRGGARAFFARVRDALGSVEADYDVVVIDCPPQLGFLTMSALSASSGVLVTVHPQMLDLMSMSQFLRMTADLLGVIRDAGANLRFDWLRFLPTRYKVGDAPQTEVIAFIRGLFGRSVLTNHMVESTAISDAGLTKQTLYEADRRDFTRQTFDRAIDSMNAVNDEIAALVQSTWGRNGKKA
- a CDS encoding ATP-binding protein, giving the protein MYQRRTNQIVLSALQSQAAVVLLGPRQVGKTTLAMEIAEQRPSVYLDMERDADRQVLTEPDLYLDEQAGRLVILDEVQQMPGLFKSLRGQIDMRRRKGFRTGQFLLLGSASNVLLHQSAESLAGRVRYIEMPPLLLDEVGRERQNDLWLRGGFPDSFQAENDSASIGWRGDFLRTYLERDIPALGPRIPATTLRRFWTMLAHAQGGLLNAAALAEGLGVSGQTVGRYLDLLVDLMLVRRLQPWHENVGKRLVKSPKVFVRDSGLVHALLGLGSMESLLGHPVVGGSWEGFCIETLIACAPAGTEPYFYRTAAGAELDLVLRLPGNETWAIEIKRTTTPKVSRGFHLAVEDIGADQKLLVYAGEHEVPASNGLRAVPLARAVEHLCTRW
- a CDS encoding recombinase family protein, whose translation is MQTLKSTGCSDIHEEQGLGGTRARPVLARVLDRIGRGNTLVMVRIDRRARSLSLLLEVIERREAKGAFFCSIQDPMDTASPQGKFTLQVLSAAVEFERALIRERTKAGREGARSQGRIGGNSGLRARDPAALRKVRLTRHDGYMERLRQSATGWVPHVRRLRPDMPWEDVLRIINAPLPEARRWTQARLLHVVNANIRDGFLPRFVLDCARRRGADDRLPALVAAVIGADPDITLQAICTRLEAMRERAPRGRTSWQLSSVKMLLEKVKTLERL
- a CDS encoding IS66 family transposase, with the protein product MSLPSDDAFEMLSADSLRRLVIDLSQRLHSLEDQVSQLADQLETAETSQAALQVENQELRDEIARLKNLPPRPPFKPSGMEKATEREVRKSGGPSRRRGAKRDRDRVTREEVLTTKAPTGSRFKGYETVLVRELAISSEVVRYRRERWLTPEGKTIIAPLPAGLLGGFGANLRRFCLVLHAQGQVTTERLTLILNGIGMEISKRQVVRILTSRLDGFIEEDQAVLRAGLATAPFISVDDTGARHARRDGITTQIGGADFTVFRTGRSKSRLNFLSLLRAGREDYVINDAALDYMRRRKVAPDVVAYLAAHPKTLLTSQMAWYEHLVALRIDVFDRTLLREVSEGALWGAVRHYGLMENTVVVSDDAGQFRVPNHALCWVHAERLLQKLMPKTPQQARKIEKIRDEIWTLYRDLKLWKLTPAEADCPMLAKRFDNIFTQLTGYNDLDQLLARLHRRKHELLKVLERPETPLHTNASENDLRACVTKRRISGGTMSIDGRQARDVMLGLMKTCRKLGISFFVYLGDRLGLNQSAGRVPFLPDLVAGQPV